In the genome of Chiroxiphia lanceolata isolate bChiLan1 chromosome 17, bChiLan1.pri, whole genome shotgun sequence, one region contains:
- the MRGBP gene encoding MRG/MORF4L-binding protein has translation MSEAEGGSAAAVEKPPLPAAGPGAAAAVAAAVAAAAAAAAGPEPGAPAEEAAVVWSPEVEVCLFHAMLGHKPVGVNRHFHMICIRDKFSQNIGRQISSKVIWDHLSTMYDMQALHESEILPFPNIEKNFALPDEMIQEVREGKVMMEEEVKEEILKEELETHAGPEEVFAPSGTLGKATEKPSSKEKEKTSSDSGSKEGSDKRKRNRVTEKVLNANSNPSSPSAAKRRRT, from the exons ATGAGCGAGGCGGAGGGCGGCTCGGCCGCCGCCGTGGAGAAGCCGCCGCTGCCcgcggccgggcccggggcggccgcggcggtCGCTGCCGCTGTTGcagccgcggcggcggcggcggccgggccggaGCCCGGCGCTCCGGCCGAGGAGGCGGCGGTGGTGTGGAGCCCGGAGGTGGAGGTCTGCCTGTTCCACGCCATGCTGGGCCACAAGCCCGTAG GTGTGAATCGCCATTTCCACATGATTTGCATCCGGGATAAATTCAGCCAGAATATCGGACGGCAGATTTCATCCAAGGTGATTTGGGACCATCTGAGCACCATGTATGATATGCAAGCTCTT cATGAATCCGAGATTCTTCCATTCCCTAACATAGAGAAGAATTTTGCTCTTCCTGATGAAATGATTCAAGAAGTGAGAGAAG GAAAAGTAATGATGGAAGAAGAAGTGaaagaggaaattttaaaagaagagctGGAAACGCATGCAGGTCCAGAAGAAG TTTTTGCACCCTCTGGAACTTTaggaaaagcaactgaaaagccaagcagcaaagagaaagagaaaacttcaTCAGATTCTGGATCCAAAGAAGGATCTGATAAGAGGAAGCGCAACAGAGTCACTGAGAAGGTGTTAAATGCAAACAGTAACCCTTCCAGTCCCAGCGCCGCCAAACGCCGCAGGACGTAG